GCTGGAGAAGGAGGCCTGGGTCTCGTCGGTGCTGCTCGAGTGGGGCTCCTGCGGCAAGGTCGCGTACGTCGACGGGGTGCCGGCCGCATGGGTGCTCTACGCACCGCCCGCGTACGTCCCCCGCGCCGTCGCGTTCCCGACCTCCCCCGTGAGCGGGGACGCGGTGCTGCTGATGACCGCGGCGGTGCAGCCGGAGATGCGCGGCGGGGGACTCGGGCGCGTCCTCGTGCAGAGCGTGGCCAAGGACCTGGTGCGCCGCGGGGTCCGGGCGCTGGAGGCGTTCGGCGACGCCCGCCCCGACGAGGACGCCGACGCGGCGCCGACGGGCGCGCCGGCGGGGCGGCGGGCGCACCGGCGCGCGTGCCTCGTGCCGGCGGACTACCTGCTGGCGGTGGGGTTCAAGACCGTCCGCCCGCACCACCGCTTCCCCCGCCTGCGCCTGGAGCTGAAGAACGCCGTGTCCTGGCGCGAGGACGTCGAGGTGGCGATCGAGCGGCTGCTGGGGTCGATGGCGCCGGAGCCGGCGCTGCGGCGGGTCCGCGGCTGAGCCGGCGCACGGAGGGGCCGTCGGGCCGGTCGCACCCGACGGCTCCGGCTCCGAGCTCAGCGCCGGGCGAGCTCCGGCAGGCGCAGCGTGCCGGTGGGGGCGTCGTCGTCCGGCGGGAGGTAGAGCCGGCCCACGGCCACGACGACGGCCTCGGCGACCACGTCGCGGAAGCCCGGGTCGGCCAGGCGGGCGGCGTCGCCGGCGTTGGTGAGGTAGCCCAGCTCGATCCGCACGGCCGGCATGCGGGTGCGGCGCAGCAGGTCCCAGGTCTTGCCGTGGGTGCGCCCGTCGACGAGGTCGGTGCGGGCGACGATCTCGCGCTGCACCAGCTCGGCGAACCGCTCGCCGACGGCCGAGGAGTGCCCGTGGCGGTCGTTGCCGTAGTAGTAGGTCGCGACGCCCGCGGCGCGCGG
The Vallicoccus soli genome window above contains:
- a CDS encoding GNAT family N-acetyltransferase, producing the protein MSRRVANLTLDTLDDLPGPCRACVRWELDPVAQDRAAAAGDLALEKEAWVSSVLLEWGSCGKVAYVDGVPAAWVLYAPPAYVPRAVAFPTSPVSGDAVLLMTAAVQPEMRGGGLGRVLVQSVAKDLVRRGVRALEAFGDARPDEDADAAPTGAPAGRRAHRRACLVPADYLLAVGFKTVRPHHRFPRLRLELKNAVSWREDVEVAIERLLGSMAPEPALRRVRG